From one Streptomyces sp. ICC1 genomic stretch:
- the egtA gene encoding ergothioneine biosynthesis glutamate--cysteine ligase EgtA codes for MPQVPPRLTESGAEDLIHGICFKTGPPRLLGAELEWLVFDAEHPALPVSHERLADAHGAARALPLGSRVTVEPGGQLELSSAPATSLTGCVDGLQADLAAVRRALRDRGLVLRGLGQDPRRPQRRMLASPRYDAMETYFDRTGPAGRAMMRSSASVQVCVDSGHEEPGPLGHGRRWRLAHLLGAVLVAAFANSPAHEGPYAGWRCARQGIWSDIDTRRSLAPALDAEPRGAWTRQALDTEVMCVRTPGEGVPWAVPRGLTFRDWVRSGGGPRPPTAEDLDYHLTTLFPPVRPRGHLELRMIDAQPGDDGWVIPVAVVHALFDDPEAAETAYRVAKGLADTYGAQPAPRNPLWRTAARDGLSDPELRAAARACFRAATEALPRLGAGTVVRDAVAEFTDRHVARGRCPADERSGQHAHDPWSLPAGEEARS; via the coding sequence ATGCCCCAGGTACCACCCCGCCTGACCGAGTCCGGCGCCGAGGACCTGATCCACGGCATCTGTTTCAAGACCGGCCCGCCCCGCCTGCTAGGGGCGGAGCTCGAATGGCTGGTGTTCGACGCCGAGCACCCCGCCCTGCCCGTGTCCCACGAGCGGCTGGCCGACGCGCACGGGGCGGCCCGCGCGCTGCCCCTGGGATCCCGCGTCACCGTCGAGCCCGGGGGCCAGCTGGAGCTGAGCTCGGCGCCCGCCACCTCGCTCACCGGGTGCGTGGACGGCCTCCAGGCCGACCTGGCCGCCGTACGCCGCGCCCTGCGCGACCGGGGCCTCGTGCTGCGCGGCCTGGGCCAGGACCCGCGCCGGCCGCAGCGCCGGATGCTGGCCAGCCCGCGCTACGACGCGATGGAGACCTACTTCGACCGCACCGGTCCCGCCGGCCGCGCCATGATGCGCTCCTCCGCTTCCGTGCAGGTGTGCGTGGACTCCGGGCACGAGGAGCCGGGCCCGCTCGGCCACGGCCGCCGGTGGCGCCTGGCCCACCTGCTCGGCGCCGTACTGGTCGCCGCCTTCGCCAACTCGCCCGCGCACGAAGGGCCGTACGCCGGCTGGCGGTGTGCCCGCCAGGGCATCTGGAGCGACATCGACACCCGCCGCTCCCTCGCCCCGGCGCTGGACGCGGAGCCGCGCGGCGCGTGGACCCGGCAGGCGCTGGACACCGAGGTGATGTGCGTACGGACGCCCGGGGAGGGCGTGCCCTGGGCGGTGCCGCGCGGGTTGACCTTCCGCGACTGGGTGCGCTCCGGGGGCGGCCCGCGGCCGCCCACCGCGGAGGATCTGGACTACCACCTGACCACGCTCTTCCCGCCGGTCCGGCCTCGCGGGCATCTGGAGCTGCGGATGATCGACGCCCAGCCCGGCGACGACGGCTGGGTCATCCCGGTGGCCGTGGTCCACGCGCTGTTCGACGACCCGGAGGCCGCGGAGACCGCGTACCGGGTGGCGAAGGGACTGGCCGACACCTACGGGGCGCAGCCCGCGCCCCGCAATCCGCTGTGGCGAACCGCCGCGCGGGACGGCCTGTCCGATCCCGAGCTTCGGGCCGCCGCCCGGGCCTGCTTCCGGGCCGCGACCGAGGCGCTGCCCCGGCTGGGCGCCGGAACCGTCGTCCGGGACGCGGTGGCGGAGTTCACCGACCGCCACGTGGCGCGCGGGCGATGTCCCGCCGACGAACGGAGCGGTCAGCACGCGCACGATCCGTGGTCGCTGCCGGCCGGTGAGGAGGCGCGCTCATGA
- a CDS encoding ferredoxin codes for MRLVVDLNRCQGYAQCAFLAPDVFAMHGDEGLLYDPQAEEAQRERVAQAVAACPVQAILVDELDLAATPAGAAATAGAGDAKGASDG; via the coding sequence CTGAGGCTCGTCGTCGATCTCAACCGGTGCCAGGGATACGCGCAGTGCGCGTTCCTCGCCCCCGACGTCTTCGCGATGCACGGGGACGAGGGACTGCTCTACGATCCGCAGGCCGAGGAGGCCCAGCGCGAGCGGGTGGCCCAGGCCGTCGCCGCCTGCCCCGTACAGGCGATCCTCGTGGACGAGCTGGACCTGGCCGCCACCCCGGCCGGGGCAGCCGCCACGGCCGGGGCCGGGGACGCCAAGGGGGCCTCCGATGGCTGA
- a CDS encoding TIGR02452 family protein: MSSRLREIARENAEIVASGGYRARSGRQVVLAAAVAEAKAGTTIYGPNMVITDEKVPSGTGRTVVEVTGESSTEAARRLAADLPGASPVAVLNFASARNPGGGYVRGAKAQEEALCRASALYETLLEAPEYYEVHRAEVSTFYTDRVIHSPGVPVFRDDRGDLTDTPFRAGFLTSPAPNAGTIRRQEPHRVPEIPAALARRAELVLRVAALHGYQGLVLGAWGCGVFQNDPAQVAEAFRGLLASRFAGVFERVVFGVLDRRPDTRETFERVLADLM, encoded by the coding sequence ATGAGCAGCAGGCTGCGCGAGATCGCGCGGGAGAACGCGGAAATCGTGGCGTCCGGCGGGTACCGGGCGCGGTCGGGGCGGCAGGTGGTGCTCGCCGCCGCCGTGGCGGAGGCCAAGGCAGGAACCACGATATATGGACCAAACATGGTCATTACAGATGAAAAGGTTCCATCGGGGACCGGCAGGACCGTCGTGGAGGTCACGGGCGAGAGCAGCACGGAGGCGGCCCGCAGGCTCGCGGCGGACCTCCCTGGGGCCTCCCCGGTCGCCGTCCTGAACTTCGCCTCGGCCCGCAATCCCGGGGGCGGGTACGTCCGCGGGGCCAAGGCGCAGGAGGAGGCGCTCTGCCGGGCCTCGGCCCTCTACGAGACCCTCCTGGAGGCCCCGGAGTACTACGAGGTCCACCGCGCCGAGGTCAGCACCTTCTACACCGACCGGGTGATTCACTCGCCCGGGGTCCCCGTCTTCCGCGACGACCGCGGCGACCTGACGGACACCCCCTTCCGCGCGGGCTTCCTCACCTCCCCGGCCCCGAACGCGGGCACGATCCGCCGCCAGGAGCCGCACCGGGTGCCCGAGATCCCCGCCGCCCTCGCGCGGCGGGCGGAGCTGGTGCTGCGGGTGGCCGCGCTGCACGGATACCAGGGGCTGGTACTGGGCGCGTGGGGGTGTGGGGTCTTCCAGAACGACCCGGCGCAGGTGGCCGAGGCCTTCCGGGGGCTGCTGGCCAGCCGGTTCGCGGGCGTGTTCGAACGCGTGGTGTTCGGAGTCCTCGACCGCAGGCCGGACACGCGGGAAACGTTCGAACGGGTCCTGGCGGACCTCATGTGA
- a CDS encoding EF-hand domain-containing protein: protein MSEKARRLFDALDLNSDGVLTRVEVISALRTKGPTLAAEGVLPFWGVGDVDASSALFDQANRDGDDVLTFEEFEREADRRFGW from the coding sequence ATGAGCGAGAAGGCCCGCAGGCTCTTCGACGCACTCGACCTGAACAGCGACGGCGTCCTGACCCGTGTCGAGGTGATCTCGGCGCTGCGGACCAAGGGCCCCACCCTCGCCGCCGAAGGCGTCCTGCCGTTCTGGGGCGTGGGCGACGTCGACGCCTCCTCGGCCCTCTTCGACCAGGCCAACCGGGACGGCGACGACGTGCTCACCTTCGAGGAGTTCGAGCGCGAGGCCGACCGCCGGTTCGGCTGGTAG
- the egtC gene encoding ergothioneine biosynthesis protein EgtC translates to MCRHLAYLGPPVSLGRLLSDPEHSLVHQSFAPRRQRHGTVNADGFGIGWYAEGDPVPARYRRAGPIWGDLAFTDLARVVRSGAVLAAVRDATRAGADGEAAAAPFAEGPWLFSHNGMLRDWPDAVASVAAASLPPRELLSLAARTDSALIWALVLRRLREGDGLGEALAGPVRELVEAAPGSRLNLLLTDGRAIAATAWGDSLWYLADTAVPRTVVASEPYDDDPRWCEVPEGTLLTATRTRIDLVSLKETPTGAPYRGAPQQGDEGP, encoded by the coding sequence ATGTGCCGTCATCTTGCTTATCTGGGGCCGCCGGTGAGCCTCGGACGACTGCTCAGCGACCCCGAGCACTCCCTCGTGCACCAGTCCTTCGCGCCCCGCCGGCAGCGGCACGGCACGGTCAACGCCGACGGTTTCGGCATCGGCTGGTACGCGGAGGGCGATCCGGTGCCCGCCCGCTACCGCCGGGCCGGGCCGATCTGGGGCGACCTGGCCTTCACCGATCTCGCCCGGGTGGTGCGCAGCGGGGCCGTGCTGGCCGCCGTACGGGACGCCACGCGGGCCGGGGCGGACGGGGAGGCGGCGGCCGCGCCGTTCGCGGAGGGGCCGTGGCTGTTCAGCCACAACGGGATGCTCCGGGACTGGCCGGACGCGGTGGCCTCGGTCGCCGCGGCCTCGCTGCCGCCCCGGGAGCTGCTCTCGCTGGCCGCCCGCACGGACTCGGCCCTGATCTGGGCGCTGGTCCTGCGCCGGCTGCGCGAGGGGGACGGTCTCGGCGAGGCGCTGGCCGGGCCGGTGCGGGAGCTGGTGGAGGCCGCGCCCGGATCCCGGCTGAACCTGCTGCTGACGGACGGCCGGGCGATCGCGGCGACGGCCTGGGGGGACTCCCTGTGGTATCTGGCTGATACCGCCGTGCCGCGCACGGTGGTGGCGTCGGAGCCCTATGACGACGATCCGCGCTGGTGCGAGGTGCCCGAGGGGACCCTGCTGACCGCCACGCGGACTCGGATCGACCTCGTCTCCCTGAAGGAGACTCCCACCGGCGCCCCGTACCGAGGGGCCCCGCAGCAAGGAGACGAAGGCCCGTGA
- a CDS encoding FAD-dependent oxidoreductase, with product MADTALEQLKRSGKIVVVGASLAGLRAAETMREKGFAGSLTLIGDEPYEPYDRPPLSKQVLLGKGDAEHTALPRRRAIDAEWRLGVAASGLDMAARKVLLADGEEVPYDRLLIATGVRARAWPNEAERELDGVFTLRTREDGAALARSLNAGPRRVLVIGAGFTGSEIASACRERGLEVTVAERGDAPLVGALGGVIGAVAAELHRENGVDLRTGIMVTGLEGDATGRVRAAHLSDGTTLECDVVVASLGAQRNTEWLTGSGLGAGPRGIACDAGCRAFDIRGIVTDDVYVAGDVARSPHALFGYQFLSLEHWGNAVAQADTAAHNMLSESTDRRPHLWVPAFWSSQFGVNIKSVGVPSMGTEIMITQGSRAERRFTGVYGYQGRVIGAVTFDNSRWLQFYEQQIEATAPFPPPFTTVDRRSDGQRPIPADFPDPSVPTHGPTITLSGYSPADRRITFTPAGH from the coding sequence ATGGCTGACACCGCCCTGGAGCAGCTCAAGCGCTCCGGCAAGATCGTGGTCGTCGGTGCCTCGCTGGCCGGACTGCGCGCCGCGGAGACCATGCGGGAGAAGGGCTTCGCCGGTTCCCTGACCCTGATCGGCGACGAACCGTACGAACCGTACGACCGCCCGCCGCTGTCCAAGCAGGTCCTGCTCGGCAAGGGCGACGCGGAGCACACCGCGCTGCCCCGACGCCGCGCCATCGACGCCGAATGGCGTCTGGGCGTGGCGGCGAGCGGGCTCGACATGGCGGCCCGCAAGGTCCTCCTCGCCGATGGCGAGGAGGTGCCCTACGACCGCCTGCTGATCGCCACCGGTGTGCGGGCCCGGGCCTGGCCCAACGAGGCCGAGCGCGAGCTCGACGGGGTCTTCACGCTGCGCACCCGCGAGGACGGCGCCGCGCTGGCCCGGAGCCTGAACGCCGGACCGCGCCGGGTCCTGGTCATCGGCGCCGGATTCACCGGCTCCGAGATCGCCTCCGCCTGCCGCGAACGCGGGCTGGAGGTGACCGTCGCCGAGCGCGGTGACGCCCCGCTGGTGGGCGCCCTGGGCGGGGTCATCGGCGCCGTCGCCGCCGAACTCCACCGGGAGAACGGCGTCGACCTGCGGACCGGGATCATGGTCACCGGCCTGGAGGGCGACGCCACGGGACGGGTCCGCGCCGCGCACCTGTCCGACGGCACCACGCTGGAGTGCGACGTGGTCGTCGCCTCGCTCGGAGCCCAGCGCAACACCGAGTGGCTGACGGGCTCCGGCCTCGGGGCGGGCCCGCGCGGCATCGCCTGCGACGCCGGCTGCCGGGCCTTCGACATCCGCGGCATCGTCACCGACGACGTCTACGTGGCGGGCGACGTGGCCCGTTCCCCGCACGCACTGTTCGGCTACCAGTTCCTGTCGCTGGAGCACTGGGGCAACGCCGTGGCGCAGGCCGACACCGCCGCGCACAACATGCTCAGCGAGAGCACCGACCGCCGGCCGCACCTGTGGGTGCCGGCGTTCTGGTCCTCCCAGTTCGGGGTGAACATCAAGTCCGTCGGCGTGCCCTCCATGGGCACGGAGATCATGATCACCCAGGGTTCGCGGGCCGAGCGCCGCTTCACCGGGGTCTACGGCTACCAGGGCCGGGTCATCGGCGCGGTCACCTTCGACAACTCGCGGTGGCTGCAGTTCTACGAGCAGCAGATCGAGGCCACCGCGCCCTTCCCTCCCCCGTTCACCACGGTCGACCGGCGCTCCGACGGGCAGCGGCCGATCCCCGCGGACTTCCCCGACCCGTCCGTCCCCACGCACGGGCCGACCATCACCCTCAGCGGGTACTCGCCGGCCGACCGCCGGATCACCTTCACCCCCGCCGGGCACTGA
- the egtB gene encoding ergothioneine biosynthesis protein EgtB: MTAGPEQMRERAAVALTAARVRTAGLTDPVSDGDLTAQHSPLMSPLVWDLAHIGNMEELWLLRNVAGRESMHPEMDPLYDAFEHPRAERPKLPLLGPDEARRYAAEVRGRVFDLLDRTPLEGTALLDGGYVFGMIAQHEQQHDETMLITHQLRQGAAVLAAPDPDPPRGAPPAAAEVLVPGGPFTMGTSAEPWSLDNERPAHVREAEAFWIDTAPVANAAYQEFMADGGYREERWWAAAGWAEIRRHGIEAPLFWHREGATWLRRRFGVTEPVPGDEPVLHVSWYEADAYARWAGRRLPTEAEWEKAARHDPATGRSTRYPWGDADPTPAHANLGQRHLRPARAGSYPDGASPLGVRQLIGDVWEWTSSDFLPYPGFRPFPYREYSEVFFGPEHKVLRGGSFAVDPVACRGTFRNWDLPVRRQIFSGFRTARDAGAAGAA; this comes from the coding sequence ATGACCGCCGGACCGGAGCAGATGCGCGAGCGGGCCGCCGTCGCGCTGACCGCGGCGCGGGTCCGCACGGCGGGGCTCACCGACCCCGTGTCCGACGGGGACCTCACCGCCCAGCACTCCCCCCTGATGTCGCCGCTGGTCTGGGACCTCGCACACATCGGGAACATGGAAGAGCTCTGGCTGCTGCGCAACGTGGCCGGCCGCGAGTCCATGCACCCCGAGATGGACCCGCTGTACGACGCTTTCGAGCATCCCCGTGCGGAGCGCCCGAAGTTGCCGCTGCTGGGCCCGGACGAGGCCCGCCGGTACGCGGCCGAGGTGCGCGGCAGGGTCTTCGACCTGCTGGATCGCACCCCGCTGGAGGGCACGGCCCTGCTGGACGGCGGTTACGTCTTCGGGATGATCGCGCAGCACGAACAGCAGCACGACGAGACGATGTTGATCACCCATCAGTTGCGGCAGGGCGCTGCGGTGCTGGCCGCCCCGGATCCGGATCCCCCGCGGGGTGCGCCGCCGGCCGCGGCCGAAGTCCTCGTACCCGGCGGTCCGTTCACGATGGGCACCTCCGCCGAGCCGTGGTCGCTGGACAACGAGCGGCCCGCGCACGTCCGGGAGGCGGAGGCCTTCTGGATCGACACGGCGCCGGTGGCCAACGCCGCGTACCAGGAGTTCATGGCGGACGGCGGCTACCGCGAGGAGCGCTGGTGGGCGGCGGCGGGCTGGGCGGAGATCCGGCGGCACGGGATCGAGGCCCCGCTGTTCTGGCACCGCGAGGGCGCCACGTGGCTGCGCCGCCGCTTCGGGGTCACCGAGCCGGTGCCCGGGGACGAGCCGGTGCTGCACGTCAGCTGGTACGAGGCCGACGCGTACGCCCGGTGGGCGGGCCGGCGGCTGCCCACCGAGGCGGAGTGGGAGAAGGCCGCCCGGCACGATCCGGCGACGGGTCGCTCCACCCGCTACCCGTGGGGTGACGCGGACCCGACCCCGGCGCACGCCAATCTGGGCCAACGCCATCTGCGGCCGGCCCGCGCGGGCAGCTATCCGGACGGGGCCTCCCCGCTCGGGGTGCGCCAGTTGATCGGTGACGTGTGGGAGTGGACGTCCTCGGACTTCCTCCCCTATCCCGGTTTCCGGCCGTTCCCGTACCGCGAGTACTCCGAGGTGTTCTTCGGCCCGGAGCACAAGGTGCTGCGCGGCGGCTCCTTCGCCGTGGACCCGGTGGCCTGCCGGGGCACCTTCCGCAACTGGGACCTCCCGGTGCGCCGGCAGATCTTCTCCGGCTTCCGCACGGCGCGTGACGCCGGGGCAGCGGGTGCTGCCTGA
- a CDS encoding GNAT family N-acyltransferase, with the protein MRRCRRTAPCKPPGAPETAPAPRYAVRLARDEDEVRAAQRLRHQVFAGELGARLDGPEPGLDSDPFDAYCDHLLVVDEETEQVVGTYRVLPPERAAVAGRLYSEGEFDLSALAPIRPDLVEVGRSCVHPDHRNGAVISLIWAGLARYMDRSGHNWLAGCCSIPLADGGVLAAATRENVLARSLAPAEYRVTPHLPWSPEGITFPGRMELPPLLRGYLRLGAWVCGEPALDAGFGCADLYVLLSLRRTNPRYLKHFLSLAPGA; encoded by the coding sequence ATCCGACGCTGCCGACGAACCGCTCCGTGTAAACCACCGGGGGCCCCGGAGACCGCCCCCGCTCCCCGCTACGCCGTACGCCTCGCCCGCGACGAGGACGAGGTGCGCGCCGCCCAGCGGCTGCGCCACCAGGTCTTCGCCGGCGAGCTCGGCGCCCGCCTCGACGGACCCGAGCCGGGCCTCGACTCCGATCCCTTCGACGCCTACTGCGACCACCTCCTCGTCGTGGACGAGGAGACCGAGCAGGTCGTCGGCACCTACCGGGTGCTGCCCCCCGAGCGCGCCGCCGTCGCCGGACGCCTCTACTCCGAGGGCGAGTTCGACCTCTCCGCCCTCGCCCCCATCCGCCCGGACCTGGTCGAGGTCGGCCGCTCCTGCGTCCACCCCGACCACCGCAACGGCGCCGTCATCTCCCTCATCTGGGCCGGACTCGCCCGGTACATGGACCGCTCCGGCCACAACTGGCTCGCCGGCTGCTGCTCGATACCGCTCGCCGACGGCGGGGTCCTCGCCGCCGCCACCCGGGAGAACGTCCTCGCCCGCAGCCTCGCCCCCGCCGAGTACCGGGTCACCCCGCACCTCCCCTGGAGCCCCGAGGGCATCACCTTCCCCGGCCGCATGGAACTGCCCCCGCTGCTGCGCGGCTACCTGCGCCTGGGCGCCTGGGTCTGCGGCGAACCCGCCCTCGACGCCGGGTTCGGCTGCGCCGACCTCTACGTCCTGCTCTCCCTGCGCCGCACCAACCCGCGCTACCTCAAGCACTTCCTCTCGCTGGCCCCGGGCGCATGA
- a CDS encoding type II toxin-antitoxin system PemK/MazF family toxin, whose translation MTALSHHSNGHVEQPGRDGGTATAEADPNAIGPVQTSYAPDRDGDPDPGEIVWTWVPYEENDGRGKDRPVLVVARESGGTLLAVQLSSKQHDHDREWVPIGTGPWDSAGRESWVDVDRVLRVHEAGMRREACALDRGRFQLVVDRLRERYGWR comes from the coding sequence ATGACGGCACTTTCACACCACAGCAACGGTCACGTCGAGCAGCCCGGGCGGGACGGGGGCACCGCGACCGCCGAGGCTGACCCCAATGCCATCGGACCGGTGCAGACCTCGTACGCCCCCGATCGCGACGGGGATCCCGATCCCGGTGAGATCGTCTGGACCTGGGTCCCCTACGAGGAGAACGACGGCCGGGGCAAGGACCGCCCCGTGCTGGTCGTGGCGCGCGAGTCGGGCGGCACGCTCCTGGCCGTGCAGCTGTCCAGCAAGCAGCACGACCACGACCGGGAGTGGGTCCCCATCGGCACCGGGCCCTGGGACAGTGCCGGCCGGGAGTCCTGGGTGGATGTGGACCGGGTGCTGCGCGTGCACGAGGCCGGCATGCGGCGCGAGGCGTGCGCGCTGGACCGGGGGCGGTTCCAGCTGGTCGTGGACCGGCTGCGCGAGCGCTACGGCTGGCGGTAG
- the egtD gene encoding L-histidine N(alpha)-methyltransferase — protein sequence MNDFRLTRTLDEHAADAALREDVLKGLTRSPKTLPPKWFYDARGSELFEEITRLPEYYPTRAEREILLERAQEIASVSGARTLVELGSGSSEKTRHLIEALPALDTYVPVDVSESALTGAAEALLAEHPGLRVHALLADFTKPMRLPESPGPRLVVFLGGTIGNLLPAERAVFLADVRAMLSPGDALLMGTDLVKDEAVLVAAYDDVQGVTAEFNKNVLAVIDRELGGDFHTADFAHVAVWNREHEWIEMRLRARTQVLVKVRALDLEVPFEAGEEILTEISAKFRQEGLRSELASAGLELTHWWTDRARRFALSLSVADGIGTDGRPAADGGDGTDGADGAEGTDGWAGTPGSDGPAGRDTGPDTGPDTGSASTAA from the coding sequence GTGAACGACTTCCGGCTGACCCGCACGCTCGACGAGCACGCCGCCGACGCGGCGCTGCGCGAGGATGTGCTGAAGGGGCTGACCCGGTCCCCGAAGACGCTGCCGCCCAAGTGGTTCTACGACGCCCGCGGCAGTGAACTCTTCGAGGAGATCACCCGGTTGCCCGAGTACTACCCGACGCGCGCCGAGCGGGAGATCCTGCTGGAGCGGGCCCAGGAGATCGCCTCGGTGAGCGGTGCCCGCACCTTGGTGGAGCTGGGGTCCGGTTCCTCGGAGAAGACCCGGCACCTGATCGAGGCGCTGCCCGCGCTGGACACGTACGTACCGGTGGACGTGAGCGAGAGCGCGTTGACCGGGGCGGCCGAGGCGCTGCTCGCCGAGCATCCGGGGCTGCGGGTGCACGCGCTGCTGGCCGATTTCACGAAGCCGATGCGGCTGCCGGAGTCCCCCGGGCCCCGGCTGGTGGTGTTCCTGGGCGGCACGATCGGGAATCTGCTGCCCGCGGAGCGGGCGGTGTTCCTGGCGGACGTACGGGCGATGCTGTCGCCCGGGGACGCGCTGCTGATGGGGACGGACCTGGTGAAGGACGAGGCCGTGCTGGTGGCGGCCTACGACGACGTACAGGGGGTGACGGCAGAGTTCAACAAGAACGTACTGGCCGTGATCGACCGGGAGTTGGGCGGGGATTTCCACACCGCCGACTTCGCTCACGTGGCGGTGTGGAACCGGGAGCACGAGTGGATCGAGATGCGGTTGCGGGCCCGGACGCAGGTGCTGGTGAAGGTCCGGGCGCTGGATCTGGAGGTGCCCTTCGAGGCGGGTGAGGAGATCTTGACGGAGATCTCGGCGAAGTTCCGTCAGGAGGGGCTCCGCAGCGAGTTGGCGTCCGCGGGGCTCGAGCTGACCCACTGGTGGACGGATCGGGCACGTCGTTTCGCCCTGTCCCTGTCGGTGGCGGACGGCATCGGCACGGACGGCCGGCCGGCCGCGGACGGCGGGGACGGCACGGACGGCGCGGACGGCGCGGAGGGCACGGACGGCTGGGCGGGTACGCCGGGCAGTGACGGCCCCGCCGGCCGTGACACCGGACCGGACACCGGACCGGACACCGGCTCCGCGAGCACGGCGGCCTGA
- a CDS encoding cytochrome P450 — protein sequence MSHGILSQILDYANRANPYPLYEELRKTPVFHDGTGPYVISTYYDIQSLLHDPRLSSDSRNLAATAGDPLAEDGGEEATALPPSFLKLDPPEHDRLRRMTNRPFGPPHSPRRVDGMRDGLRDIVTGLIDNLGDTEGIDLVDQFAYPFPVTMICQLLGVPREDEARFHVWADTLAASLDPDPDSDPAERQRSTHDSRMELGMYLAGLIEERRKKPGDDMLSQLAVGHGPDDSMSTMELLSTAALLLIAGHETTVNLITNGMLTLLRNPDVLAQLRQDSRLAVPLVEELLRFEPPVQLLPQRTPLVDIEVRGTTIPKGSSMWLILASGNRDPGRFKDPDRFDPHRKDIQHLGLGSGIHSCFGAPLARLEAQLALSELARRLENPRLLEDPPPYRQNAVLRGPRHLRIACDGIRPA from the coding sequence ATGAGCCACGGCATCCTGAGCCAGATCCTGGACTACGCCAACCGCGCGAACCCGTACCCGCTGTACGAGGAACTGCGCAAGACGCCCGTCTTCCACGACGGGACCGGGCCGTACGTCATCAGCACCTACTACGACATCCAGAGCCTGCTGCACGACCCGCGGCTGAGCTCCGACTCCCGCAACCTGGCCGCGACGGCCGGGGACCCGCTGGCCGAGGACGGCGGGGAGGAGGCGACGGCGCTGCCGCCGAGCTTCCTGAAGCTGGACCCCCCGGAGCACGACCGGCTGCGCCGGATGACCAACCGGCCCTTCGGCCCGCCGCACTCCCCGCGCCGCGTCGACGGGATGCGGGACGGGCTGCGGGACATCGTCACCGGGCTCATCGACAACCTCGGCGACACCGAGGGGATCGACCTGGTCGACCAGTTCGCCTACCCGTTCCCGGTGACGATGATCTGCCAGCTGCTGGGCGTTCCGCGCGAGGACGAGGCCCGCTTCCACGTCTGGGCCGACACGCTGGCGGCCAGCCTGGACCCCGATCCGGACTCCGATCCCGCCGAACGGCAGCGCAGCACCCACGACTCCCGGATGGAGCTGGGCATGTACCTGGCCGGGCTGATCGAGGAGCGGCGCAAGAAGCCGGGCGACGACATGCTCTCCCAGCTGGCCGTGGGGCACGGGCCGGACGACTCCATGTCCACGATGGAGCTGCTCAGCACGGCGGCCCTGCTGCTGATCGCCGGCCACGAGACCACGGTCAACCTGATCACCAACGGGATGCTGACGCTGCTGCGCAACCCGGACGTGCTGGCGCAGTTGCGGCAGGACTCCCGGCTGGCCGTGCCCCTGGTGGAGGAGCTGCTGCGGTTCGAGCCGCCGGTGCAGCTGCTGCCGCAGCGCACCCCGCTCGTGGACATCGAGGTCCGCGGGACCACCATCCCCAAGGGGTCCTCGATGTGGCTGATCCTGGCCTCGGGCAATCGGGACCCCGGCCGCTTCAAGGACCCGGACCGCTTCGACCCGCACCGCAAGGACATCCAGCACCTGGGCCTGGGCAGCGGCATCCACAGCTGCTTCGGCGCTCCGCTGGCCAGGCTGGAGGCACAGCTCGCGCTGAGCGAGCTGGCCCGGCGGCTGGAGAACCCGCGCCTCCTGGAGGATCCGCCGCCCTACCGGCAGAACGCGGTCCTGCGCGGGCCCCGGCACCTGCGGATCGCCTGCGACGGGATCCGCCCCGCCTGA